Part of the Hippoglossus stenolepis isolate QCI-W04-F060 chromosome 4, HSTE1.2, whole genome shotgun sequence genome is shown below.
AATCAATGTCCACTTCCTTCAAAGAGGATTACTGGTCCTTCCGCTTAGCTGAGTTACCTGAAATTAGGATAAGAGTAAGGAGCGGTCTTCTGTCTACAGCGGCCATCTGTCTGCCAAGTGGACAGTCGAGCGCTCCCGCTGCTGTCTTAATGGAGACGAGGCTGGAGCTGGACGTTTTGATTTACCCCAACGAAGTGAGGATCGCCACTCCGGAGGATCTCTGGGAATGGGAGCTGGAGACTGCGAGCCAGGTGTCCATACCCACCGTGCGACTCTTTGTGGCACTTTACCCCTACAACCCTGCTGCCATGTCTCCCAACTATGAGAcggctgcagaggagctgcctTTTGTACCAGGACAGATaatcaaggtaaaaaaaaacatgtgacgTCGCTTACTTTTGTAATTTCATGTTAAAGCAGTGGACAGTTTGGTGCACAGTGATATCTCTTGTGATTTGAGTCGTGTTTTCTCACTGCATCAGCTTCTTTGGAAGAGCGTGatgatgtttcctgtttgtgctgTGGATTCAGGCCACATCAAAGTGTGCGAAGacatgagcttttttttttttttctgtttcctgtcactgttttTGAATGTTGCCTCCCTATAACTGAACCTGATAACTGCTGCaacgtgcacatacacacacattcacttgtTTTCCCCTCTAATGCTTCAAGTAAAATAAAGCAACCGAACCGCCTGTTTCTGCATCCGTTAGGTGTTTGGAGACAAAGACCGTGATGGTTTCTATGACGGGGAGTCTGGTGGTCTCTCCGGTTATGTGCCAAGTAACATGGTGTCTGAGATCCCGGTGGATGATGAGTACCTGAAGCATCTACTCATGCAGCAGGGCTTCCTCCCTGTGGACCACACAGGTATGAGCCCCTCTGAAACACTCTGCTGAAACACACTGACAAGAACAACAGCAGTGGAAGAAGAagctgtttccttttttaaagtaaaaacaacaataccaCAAGTACTGTTTCAACTAAAAGTCATGCATTAAAAAATCTACTTCAGTAAAATACCACATATGAACAAACTGTACTTGAAGTATCCTAAGTTATAGTATTGCAGAATTTGGCAGAAGAGTGTTGAATTAAATAGAATATATTTTGTACACAGAGGACAAGTAAGacaagttaaaatatattttcttgaGACTTCATAATCTCTTCTGTTAGTTTGTAACAACTTTATCACTCTTATTGGTGATTCATATGTAAATatctaataataattcatatctTATAAGTTAATCATATTTTTCATATGAATCAAAGTAACTTGTCATTATATACATAAAGTGACGTAataagtgtatttatttatgtagcagATGTATGATAAAATAGTACAAGTACATAAAAAAGATTTTGTGAAGTCCTGCATTGAAAATGTCCAATAAAGAATTAACATGCACTCACAATATCAAAAGCAGAGAAAGGCCCCTAAGAGACACAGTACGTAATATATAGTATAATCACATGCAATAGCACATGCATCTGATCATCATAGTCATTATAGATAAGTTTACTTTTCTTGATGTATTGTATGTATTGATGGATATAAAAAAACGTATCGATAAAGCCTCTATCATCATATTTTGAAAGAGCACTATATGCTTTTGTATATGTAAAATCAGGAAATCATCTTGTTAGTAGTAACAGTATCCATCAGATAAAAGTATTTCACTATGAATGAGGTGTCCTGaaactcaagtaaagtacagataaaTCAAAattgtacttgagta
Proteins encoded:
- the si:ch211-105f12.2 gene encoding RIMS-binding protein 2-like; its protein translation is MSTSFKEDYWSFRLAELPEIRIRVRSGLLSTAAICLPSGQSSAPAAVLMETRLELDVLIYPNEVRIATPEDLWEWELETASQVSIPTVRLFVALYPYNPAAMSPNYETAAEELPFVPGQIIKVFGDKDRDGFYDGESGGLSGYVPSNMVSEIPVDDEYLKHLLMQQGFLPVDHTGFSPTSDMSDVSSVSDELVVRRMVALFDYDPWESSPNVDSEDELGFRSGDIIYVLGDMDQDGFYFGDLHGRRGLVPSNFLQPFPWD